From Carya illinoinensis cultivar Pawnee chromosome 5, C.illinoinensisPawnee_v1, whole genome shotgun sequence, one genomic window encodes:
- the LOC122308859 gene encoding uncharacterized protein LOC122308859 isoform X2, translated as MAMAMHTKSDSEVTSMDQGLSPPRSPRRPVYFVQSPSNHDVEKMSYGSSPMGSPHHYYHCSPIHHSRESSTSRFSASLKNPRNPSAWKKIQKEPQSDDDCDDDDHEGGLFEGPCRKNLVFENFNIQAGNDHSGVPTDMLSLNSTVKLLYRNPATFFGVHVTATPFELHYYRLRLASGEMKKFYQPRKSQRASVTVVLGHQVPLYGGISAIPSVRDHHAKVAIPMNLTFVMRSRAYILGRLVKSKFYTRVRCSVTLRGSKLGKPHNLTHSCVYH; from the exons ATGGCGATGGCAATGCACACGAAGTCAGACTCGGAGGTGACGAGCATGGACCAGGGTTTGTCACCACCGCGCTCTCCTCGGAGGCCCGTCTACTTCGTGCAGAGCCCCTCGAACCACGACGTCGAGAAAATGTCTTACGGTTCGAGCCCCATGGGCTCCCCCCACCACTACTACCACTGCTCGCCGATCCACCACTCTCGCGAGTCCTCCACCTCGCGGTTCTCCGCGTCCCTCAAGAACCCCAGAAACCCATCCGCTTGGAAGAAGATACAGAAAGAGCCACAGTCTGACGACGACTGCGACGATGACGACCACGAAGGTGGACTCTTCGAGGGTCCGTGCCGCAAA AACCTAGTGTTCGAGAACTTCAACATACAGGCGGGGAATGATCACTCAGGGGTACCAACAGATATGCTGTCGTTGAATTCGACGGTCAAACTCTTGTACAGAAATCCAGCCACGTTCTTCGGCGTCCATGTCACGGCCACCCCTTTCGAACTTCACTATTACCGGCTCCGACTTGCCTCGGGAGAG ATGAAAAAGTTCTATCAGCCAAGGAAGAGTCAGCGAGCTTCAGTGACAGTGGTTCTAGGGCATCAAGTGCCACTCTATGGTGGGATTTCGGCAATCCCAAGCGTGAGAGACCACCATGCGAAAGTAGCCATCCCTATGAACTTGACATTTGTGATGAGGTCGAGGGCCTACATTCTGGGTAGACTAGTAAAGTCTAAGTTTTATACAAGAGTCCGATGCTCTGTAACTCTTAGAGGCAGTAAACTGGGCAAACCCCATAATTTGACACATTCATGTGTCTATCATTGA
- the LOC122308859 gene encoding uncharacterized protein LOC122308859 isoform X1 yields MAMAMHTKSDSEVTSMDQGLSPPRSPRRPVYFVQSPSNHDVEKMSYGSSPMGSPHHYYHCSPIHHSRESSTSRFSASLKNPRNPSAWKKIQKEPQSDDDCDDDDHEGGLFEGPCRKVRLYFFFVFLFLMLFTIFSLILWGASKSYEPKVFVKNLVFENFNIQAGNDHSGVPTDMLSLNSTVKLLYRNPATFFGVHVTATPFELHYYRLRLASGEMKKFYQPRKSQRASVTVVLGHQVPLYGGISAIPSVRDHHAKVAIPMNLTFVMRSRAYILGRLVKSKFYTRVRCSVTLRGSKLGKPHNLTHSCVYH; encoded by the exons ATGGCGATGGCAATGCACACGAAGTCAGACTCGGAGGTGACGAGCATGGACCAGGGTTTGTCACCACCGCGCTCTCCTCGGAGGCCCGTCTACTTCGTGCAGAGCCCCTCGAACCACGACGTCGAGAAAATGTCTTACGGTTCGAGCCCCATGGGCTCCCCCCACCACTACTACCACTGCTCGCCGATCCACCACTCTCGCGAGTCCTCCACCTCGCGGTTCTCCGCGTCCCTCAAGAACCCCAGAAACCCATCCGCTTGGAAGAAGATACAGAAAGAGCCACAGTCTGACGACGACTGCGACGATGACGACCACGAAGGTGGACTCTTCGAGGGTCCGTGCCGCAAAGTGAGACTGTACTTCTTCTTCGTTTTTCTCTTCTTGATGCTTTTCACGATCTTCTCATTGATTCTGTGGGGTGCGAGCAAGAGTTACGAGCCTAAAGTATTCGTTAAG AACCTAGTGTTCGAGAACTTCAACATACAGGCGGGGAATGATCACTCAGGGGTACCAACAGATATGCTGTCGTTGAATTCGACGGTCAAACTCTTGTACAGAAATCCAGCCACGTTCTTCGGCGTCCATGTCACGGCCACCCCTTTCGAACTTCACTATTACCGGCTCCGACTTGCCTCGGGAGAG ATGAAAAAGTTCTATCAGCCAAGGAAGAGTCAGCGAGCTTCAGTGACAGTGGTTCTAGGGCATCAAGTGCCACTCTATGGTGGGATTTCGGCAATCCCAAGCGTGAGAGACCACCATGCGAAAGTAGCCATCCCTATGAACTTGACATTTGTGATGAGGTCGAGGGCCTACATTCTGGGTAGACTAGTAAAGTCTAAGTTTTATACAAGAGTCCGATGCTCTGTAACTCTTAGAGGCAGTAAACTGGGCAAACCCCATAATTTGACACATTCATGTGTCTATCATTGA
- the LOC122308860 gene encoding dehydrin ERD14-like, translating to MADQHSKAQEVEASPKVAGESVYCTGIFLEKKEDKKPQEDVTATDAEPMEEEEKPNLLEELRQSESKSGSSSDEDDGGEKKKNKMKGLKEKISGQREEEDTKHDETFIPADNGNEKANAEATCPEEKKGLIEKIKEKLPGQYKKPEYGASEGCAANEQHSPEGEPKEKKGILEKIKEKLPGCQKNEEKKDE from the exons ATGGCAGATCAGCACTCTAAAGCCCAGGAAGTTGAGGCATCCCCAAAGGTGGCCGGAGAATCAGTGTATTGCACTGGGATATtcttagaaaagaaagaagacaagAAACCTCAAGAGGATGTGACCGCGACCGATGCCGAACCaatggaagaggaagagaagccCAATCTCTTGGAAGAGCTCCGCCAGTCTGAAAGCAAGTCCGGCTCG TCTAGCGATGAAGACGATGgaggagagaagaaaaagaacaagatGAAAGGGTTGAAGGAAAAAATATCAGGccaaagagaagaggaagataCCAAGCACGACGAAACATTCATTCCAGCTGACAATGGCAATGAAAAAGCAAATGCAGAAGCAACATGCCCAGAGGAGAAGAAAGggttaattgagaaaatcaaagaaaaacttCCAGGACAATACAAGAAGCCGGAATACGGTGCTTCCGAAGGGTGTGCAGCAAATGAGCAGCATTCCCCTGAAGGTGAACCAAAGGAGAAGAAAGGAATCTTGGAGAAAATTAAGGAGAAGCTGCCTGGATGCCAGaagaatgaagagaagaaggaTGAATAA
- the LOC122309318 gene encoding lysine histidine transporter-like 8 has product MGELVLEANNYGPADIVPIHHSNSTICLEDLELQVITSNINTDSLVSREISRTGSIDCQGYEQNEQEAWLPITESRNGNTFSVTFHLLCSGFGMQALLLPVAFGTLGWAWGITSWLLAYVWQLYTIYLLVRLHQPLPGSVRYSRYVQLAIAAFGAKLGKVLSIFPTMYLAGGTCVSLIITGGGTLKLLFKTMCDGEATCLAKSLSGEEWFLVFTCMAILIAQLPNLNSLTGLSLIGAITAVLYSTMIWVLSIYKGKPSGVSYSPPEIANSDMSKISSIFNALGIIALAFRGHNLILEIQGTLPSNPKYPSHKPMSKGVAVSYLIIAMCQLPLAIAGFWAYGNKVPNNGGLLTAFSQVHGPNTSKYTMGFIYILILANCLCTFQVYAMPVFDNLEAVYTSKKKQRCARWVRIGIRLFFGGLVFFVAVAFPFLGSLAPLIGGITLPLTLAYPCFMWLSMKKPRRNGFVWCLNLGLGCFGVVFSVLLVVAAAWTLSDKGLNANFFKP; this is encoded by the exons ATGGGAGAGCTGGTTTTGGAAGCAAATAATTACGGACCTGCAGACATAGTGCCTATCCACCATTCCAATAGTACCATATGCCTAGAAGATCTGGAATTGCAGGTAATTACCAGTAACATCAATACAGATAGTCTAGTCTCGAGAGAGATTTCTCGTACTGGATCTATAGATTGTCAAGGTTACGAGCAGAACGAACAAGAAGCTTGGCTTCCCATCACTGAATCCAGGAATGGCAACACCTTTTCTGTCACCTTTCATTTACTATGCTCTGGGTTTGGAATGCAGGCCCTTCTGCTTCCTGTTGCATTTGGCACACTTGGATG GGCATGGGGCATCACGTCTTGGTTACTAGCATACGTGTGGCAGCTCTACACCATATATCTTCTCGTCCGCCTCCACCAACCACTCCCTGGATCAGTCCGCTACAGCAGATATGTTCAGCTTGCGATTGCTGCATTTG GTGCAAAGCTAGGGAAAGTGCTCTCCATATTCCCGACGATGTATTTAGCTGGGGGCACTTGTGTATCGCTGATCATCACTGGTGGTGGGACCCTGAAGCTCTTGTTCAAAACCATGTGTGATGGTGAGGCCACGTGTCTTGCCAAGTCATTGAGCGGTGAAGAGTGGTTCTTGGTGTTTACGTGCATGGCAATTCTTATAGCCCAATTGCCAAACCTCAACTCTCTGACCGGCCTGTCTCTGATCGGGGCCATCACTGCCGTCCTCTATTCTACTATGATTTGGGTTCTCTCCATCTACAAGGGAAAGCCCAGTGGCGTCTCCTATAGTCCCCCAGAGATTGCCAACTCTGACATGAGCAAAATAAGCAGTATTTTCAACGCTCTTGGGATCATTGCTCTTGCTTTCAGAGGTCATAATCTTATTCTTGAGATACAG GGAACATTGCCTTCGAATCCAAAATATCCATCCCATAAGCCAATGAGCAAAGGAGTGGCAGTATCTTATCTAATAATCGCCATGTGCCAACTTCCCCTCGCAATCGCTGGATTTTGGGCTTATGGAAACAAG GTACCTAATAATGGAGGATTGCTGACTGCCTTTTCGCAAGTCCACGGACCCAACACCTCGAAGTACACGATGGGCTTCATCTACATACTAATTTTGGCGAACTGCTTGTGTACATTCCAAGTATACGCCATGCCAGTTTTTGACAACTTGGAAGCCGTGTACACATCCAAGAAGAAGCAGCGCTGCGCGAGGTGGGTTCGTATAGGGATCCGCCTGTTCTTTGGAGGGCTAGTTTTCTTTGTAGCAGTGGCTTTTCCATTCTTGGGAAGCTTAGCTCCTCTTATTGGGGGTATCACGTTGCCTTTGACGCTTGCTTATCCCTGTTTCATGTGGCTTTCCATGAAGAAACCGCGCCGGAATGGTTTCGTGTGGTGTCTAAACTTGGGGCTCGGTTGCTTCGGCGTTGTTTTTAGTGTTCTTTTAGTTGTTGCAGCCGCCTGGACTTTATCTGACAAAGGATTAAATGCCAATTTCTTCAAGCCTTGA
- the LOC122311718 gene encoding lysine histidine transporter-like 8 has translation MDEVVEISSTSTTPRQPASVSSPPISAPPSQIHSPSLTRSPLLSTEDLAQTEITNKTPKSSTPKAFRTPRFTPLGSPIRRALHLTRLDPRDAWLPLTESRNGNAYYAAFHTLCSGIGIQALVLPVALTILGWTWGIITLSLAFIWQLYTLYLLVELHESTKTGLRYSRYMQLCSAAFGDRLAVLLAGFPILDLSGGTCVALIIIGGSTSKMFYDIVCGATCAAHQPLTTVEWFLVFTTAAVVLSQLPNLNSIAGVSLIGAITAIGYCTLIWVVSVAEGRLPGVSYKPVKENTQIAQVFGVLNALGIVSFAFRGHNLILEIQGTMPSSEKHPSRVPMRKGVTLAYILVAMCIFPITIGGYWAYGQMIPPNGGMLTALYAFHARDTSRFILGLTSLFVIISSLCSFQIYGMTLFDMMESRYVKWRKQPCPWWLRAGFRANVGYLCFLVAVAVPFLSTIAGLVGGIALPVTLAYPCFMWVKIKKPKMYSLMWCLNWGLGILGMTLSGFLTAAGIYVIIETGIKVQFFKP, from the exons ATGGATGAAGTTGTGGAAATAAGCTCAACTTCAACAACACCAAGACAGCCTGCCTCTGTTTCATCCCCGCCAATCTCAGCTCCTCCCTCACAGATTCACTCCCCATCTCTGACTCGTTCGCCACTCCTTTCCACCGAAGACCTTGCACAAACTGAAATCACAAACAAAACCCCGAAATCCTCAACCCCAAAAGCCTTTCGAACTCCACGATTTACTCCTTTGGGGAGCCCAATCAGGAGGGCTCTCCACCTCACAAGGCTCGACCCTCGAGATGCTTGGCTCCCACTCACCGAGTCCAGAAACGGGAATGCATACTACGCTGCCTTCCACACTCTATGTTCTGGAATAGGGATTCAAGCCTTAGTGCTTCCTGTTGCTCTCACCATTCTAGGGTG GACATGGGGAATCATAACCTTGTCTTTAGCATTCATATGGCAACTTTACACCCTCTACTTGCTGGTGGAACTACATGAATCAACTAAAACCGGCCTGCGCTACAGCAGATACATGCAACTTTGCAGTGCAGCTTTTG GGGACAGGCTAGCGGTGTTGTTAGCAGGATTTCCAATCCTGGATCTATCAGGAGGAACATGCGTTGCCCTGATCATCATCGGAGGCTCCACATCAAAGATGTTCTACGATATTGTCTGTGGGGCCACGTGCGCAGCACATCAGCCACTGACAACAGTCGAGTGGTTCTTGGTGTTTACAACCGCCGCAGTTGTGTTGTCTCAGCTACCAAACTTGAACTCCATTGCTGGGGTGTCATTGATAGGTGCAATCACCGCTATCGGGTATTGCACTCTGATATGGGTGGTGTCAGTCGCCGAGGGAAGGCTTCCCGGTGTCTCTTACAAGCCAGTGAAAGAAAATACGCAAATTGCTCAGGTTTTTGGTGTCCTAAACGCACTTGGGATCGTTTCTTTTGCCTTCAGAGGCCATAATCTCATTCTTGAGATACAG GGCACCATGCCTTCAAGCGAAAAGCATCCATCACGGGTCCCGATGAGGAAGGGAGTCACATTAGCATATATACTTGTAGCAATGTGCATATTCCCCATCACAATAGGAGGTTATTGGGCATATGGTCAAATG ATACCACCAAATGGGGGCATGCTAACAGCCTTGTACGCATTCCATGCAAGAGATACCTCGCGATTTATACTTGGATTAACGAGCTTATTCGTTATAATTAGTTCTTTGTGCTCGTTCCAAATCTATGGCATGACCCTTTTCGATATGATGGAGTCACGGTATGTTAAGTGGAGGAAGCAGCCGTGCCCGTGGTGGCTTCGGGCAGGCTTCCGAGCAAATGTTGGATACTTGTGCTTCCTTGTAGCGGTGGCAGTGCCGTTCTTGAGCACAATAGCGGGCCTAGTCGGAGGGATCGCATTGCCAGTAACTTTAGCTTATCCATGTTTTATGTGGGTCAAGATTAAGAAGCCGAAGATGTACAGCCTCATGTGGTGCCTTAATTGGGGATTAGGTATCCTCGGGATGACTCTAAGCGGGTTTCTGACAGCAGCCGGAATATATGTTATAATCGAAACCGGAATTAAAGTGCAGTTCTTCAAGCCTTGA
- the LOC122311509 gene encoding auxin-responsive protein SAUR68-like — MISAKKLLKMARKWQKLASIKRERITLPKANGDEIAGSCSASAVADKGHFVVYTADQRRFVLPLEYLNKEIFKELFRMAEEEFGLPRNGPITLPCDAACVEYVVAMIQQNIAKHLEEALAIAIATECCSSSSYLPPHLPIPNQQILQICSF, encoded by the coding sequence ATGATCAGCGCGAAGAAGCTCCTGAAAATGGCAAGGAAGTGGCAAAAGCTGGCAAGCAtcaagagagaaagaattacaCTCCCAAAAGCCAATGGAGACGAGATTGCAGGCAGTTGCAGCGCTTCAGCGGTGGCTGATAAGGGTCATTTCGTTGTATACACTGCTGACCAAAGACGCTTTGTTCTTCCTTTGGAATATCTTAACAAGGAAATCTTCAAGGAGCTCTTTAGAATGGCAGAAGAAGAATTTGGTCTGCCAAGAAATGGGCCTATCACGTTGCCATGTGATGCAGCGTGTGTGGAGTATGTAGTTGCAATGATCCAACAGAATATAGCCAAACATCTGGAGGAAGCATTGGCCATAGCCATAGCTACTGAATGCTGTTCATCATCTTCATATCTCCCACCACATCTACCAATACCTAACCAACAAATCCTGCAGATCTGTAGCTTCTGA
- the LOC122310067 gene encoding auxin-responsive protein SAUR62-like has product MARKWQKLTNIKRKRITFPQATGGADADSCNASLVAAKGHFLVYTSDQRRFVLPLEYLKEEIFKELFRIAEDEFGLPRYGPITLPCDAASLEYVIAMIQQNIAKNLEKALVIAIATACFPSSSYLPPDLCTPNQQMLICSF; this is encoded by the coding sequence ATGGCAAGGAAGTGGCAAAAGCTGACTAATATCAAGAGAAAAAGAATAACATTCCCACAAGCCACTGGAGGTGCGGATGCAGACAGTTGCAACGCATCATTGGTTGCCGCTAAGGGTCACTTTCTTGTGTACACTTCTGACCAAAGACGCTTTGTGCTTCCTTTGGAATATCTCAAAGAAGAAATCTTCAAGGAGCTCTTTAGAATAGCAGAAGATGAGTTTGGCCTGCCAAGATATGGACCCATCACATTGCCATGTGATGCAGCGTCTCTGGAGTATGTAATTGCTATGATCCAACAGAATATAGCCAAAAATCTGGAGAAAGCATTGGTCATAGCCATAGCCACTGCTTGCTTTCCATCATCTTCATATCTCCCTCCAGATCTATGTACACCCAACCAACAAATGCTAATCTGCAGCTTCTGA
- the LOC122310068 gene encoding auxin-responsive protein SAUR67-like: MICPKKLVKMARKWRERVAIGRKRVHHFQATKGNVKVDGCNASTMSRKGHFVFYTADEGRFEVPLGFLNHPIFLELFKKSEEEFGLSSDGPITLPCEAVFMDYVLLLIQSGAAKDFEKVLLNSITIRHCSISASQQGYAGQNLLVSVS, encoded by the coding sequence ATGATCTGCCCCAAGAAGCTCGTCAAGATGGCAAGAAAGTGGAGGGAGAGAGTTGCCATAGGGAGGAAGAGAGTACATCATTTTCAGGCTACAAAAGGAAATGTGAAAGTGGACGGCTGCAATGCCTCAACCATGTCAAGAAAAGGCCATTTTGTTTTCTACACAGCCGATGAGGGGCGTTTTGAGGTGCCCTTGGGGTTTCTGAACCACCCCATCTTCCTAGAGCTCTTCAAGAAGTCAGAAGAAGAGTTTGGACTATCAAGTGATGGGCCAATCACATTGCCATGTGAAGCAGTCTTCATGGATTATGTACTCTTGCTCATCCAAAGCGGTGCAGCTAaagattttgagaaagttttgcTTAATTCCATTACTATAAGACACTGCTCAATTTCTGCTTCCCAACAAGGATATGCAGGCCAAAATTTACTTGTTTCTGTCTCCTGa
- the LOC122310069 gene encoding auxin-responsive protein SAUR64-like, which yields MIRAKKLIRIARKWCKLSSVGRKRIYILRSDDADHVNSSPCNPSSTVAKRGHFVVYTIDEKRFEMPLAYLYTNIFQELFKMSEEEFGLSSSRPITLPCDVFMSHVVLHIQRGATKDIEKALINSINISRCSLAPDRCTSEQLLVCGF from the coding sequence ATGATCAGAGCAAAAAAGCTCATAAGAATTGCAAGGAAGTGGTGCAAATTATCTTCTGTAGGGAGGAAAAGAATTTATATTCTCAGAAGTGACGATGCTGATCATGTGAATTCAAGCCCTTGTAATCCATCCAGTACTGTGGCCAAGAGAGGCCATTTTGTTGTCTACACCATTGATGAGAAGCGTTTTGAGATGCCCTTAGCTTATCTCTACACCAACATCTTTCAAGAGCTCTTCAAGATGTCTGAAGAAGAATTTGGGCTCTCAAGTTCGAGGCCTATCACATTGCCATGCGATGTCTTCATGAGCCACGTAGTCCTACACATCCAACGAGGTGCGACCAAAGATATAGAGAAAGCTTTGATCAATTCAATCAACATCTCTCGCTGCTCGCTGGCCCCTGATCGATGTACAAGCGAGCAGCTTCTTGTTTGTGGTTTTTGA
- the LOC122310071 gene encoding uncharacterized protein LOC122310071 — translation MVVKFLRQRPSLDSIRAFIRSRWGLSSLPVVSAMQRPRNIFIRMSNELDFLKALSRKSCDIEGVPYRPFAWSPEFDEDVKPPSVPIWVFLPGLPPNFYHASLLKMLTAPIGKYIRRDNPTKCATRTDGARICLEINAAQKPITHFWIGIPRMPKSRRQEIIYETLPAYCSKCRCQGHNQRTCRYGSDKNQIVKGGKTWKKVTEKPSTKEGNVDGVLSLEAAVTNSETMDKSLVPFVGVVIAEQGETSKQAPQDQMQGSEQLQGGSEKEVLREVVPVGTSTPGCKLTSGLRMNVHESMQNNLNGESVGLEFAINALGHSEARFNSEVEGEDDLAHDGSAREPERGLERD, via the coding sequence ATGGTTGTGAAGTTCCTCCGACAGAGACCCTCGCTTGATAGTATTCGGGCTTTCATCCGTAGCCGTTGGGGTCTGTCATCCCTGCCCGTCGTCTCCGCCATGCAACGTCCTAGGAATATATTCATACGAATGTCCAATGAGCTCGACTTTCTCAAGGCGTTGTCAAGGAAATCGTGTGATATAGAGGGTGTCCCCTACCGCCCCTTTGCTTGGTCACCGGAGTTTGATGAAGACGTTAAGCCTCCGTCGGTCCCTATTTGGGTTTTCCTACCGGGACTACCGCCTAACTTCTACCACGCCTCCCTCTTAAAGATGCTCACGGCACCGATTGGAAAATACATACGTCGTGACAATCCAACAAAGTGTGCCACCCGCACAGATGGAGCTCGGATTTGCTTAGAAATCAATGCAGCACAGAAGCCGATCACACATTTTTGGATTGGCATCCCTAGAATGCCAAAGAGCCGAAGACAGGAAATCATATACGAGACTTTGCCAGCCTACTGTTCGAAGTGCCGATGCCAAGGACACAATCAGAGGACCTGTCGGTATGGAAGTGATAAAAACCAAATAGTAAAAGGAGGGAAGACCTGGAAGAAGGTAACCGAAAAACCCAGCACTAAGGAGGGTAACGTGGATGGAGTTTTATCGTTGGAAGCGGCTGTGACCAATTCGGAAACTATGGATAAGTCGCTGGTACCGTTCGTTGGTGTTGTGATCGCTGAACAGGGagaaacaagcaaacaagctccaCAGGATCAGATGCAAGGTTCTGAGCAGCTGCAAGGTGGTTCGGAGAAGGAAGTTCTGAGGGAGGTAGTACCAGTGGGTACGTCCACGCCTGGGTGTAAGTTGACGTCTGGGTTGCGAATGAACGTCCATGAAAGCATGCAGAACAACTTGAATGGCGAATCGGTGGGTCTTGAATTTGCGATAAACGCTTTGGGACACAGTGAAGCTAGGTTTAACTCTGAGGTTGAAGGTGAAGATGATCTGGCCCATGATGGGTCTGCCAGGGAACCGGAGAGGGGACTCGAGCGTGACTAG